A genomic window from Bombus pyrosoma isolate SC7728 linkage group LG8, ASM1482585v1, whole genome shotgun sequence includes:
- the LOC122570019 gene encoding GATOR complex protein WDR24 isoform X2, translating into MISKTVCITQEGPANALALNKDNSQVVIAGRNVFKIFTLLEDRFEEACNLRVGKNLNLNFSCNDVAWNLIDDHILATAATNGAVVVWNLNKSSRSKQEHVFIDHKRTVNKVSFHMTEPMWLISGSQDGTMKCFDLRIKEATRTFYSNTESVRDVQFCPHSPHTFAAVSENGHVQQWDLRKPDRYFQHFTAHSGPIFACDWHPETAWLATASRDKTIKVWDLLGKPSCDYIIHTIASVGRIKWRPQRKYHISSCALVVDCSINVWDIRRPYIPFASFNEHKDVPTGVAWRGNPQSFLSTSRDCTLYHHVFKDATRPASKANPQGIALNPKGDIVYACKVNVHVTTTMKQLTNIMRKTPATNDTFCMASSVMHRFAINMPREPKWFRACAEGYLLSGRLNDICDHNATVARNAGRNDISTVWNIIKTLYANPLGAILKTPPTASKEDIVNTLNLAQITIGSGIDQSNTVHENDVKSLQGEVTGATSGGDDETETDETPENQHSIGSMLPSYRRAFIDHKGPSKGDFLFGESEFEPMTMEYTSSYMHNMINNDNDWTLSKEAFPLRHEIKDRSPPPEQFPNHPPDINEDCASLMIEDQPSQLIVSNIPKPQFWDPTNLIEEALKHHAALRDIQTSASILIALGEKRKNLNIETAVQEHWILEYLDMLARFKLWNVATQIIQSVWIPSVSQLNQQSTVIHACCLACSKPLQRAAWFCDRCHTSHHALCSVCHQVVRGIYAWCQGCTHGGHVVHMNEWFSCNRQCPTGCGHICEYT; encoded by the exons ATGATTTCCAAAACTGTATGTATCACTCAAGAAGGCCCAGCAAATGCATTAGCCCTTAATAAAGATAACAGTCAAGTTGTTATAGCAGGTCGCAatg ttttcaaaatatttactttattagaAGATAGATTTGAAGAAGCTTGTAATCTACGCGTTgggaaaaatttaaatttaaatttttcttgcaaTGATGTTGCTTGGAATCTTATCGATg aTCATATATTAGCTACTGCAGCTACAAATGGTGCAGTGGTAGTATGGAACTTAAATAAGTCATCCAGATCCAAGCAGGAACATGTTTTTATCGATCATAAAAGGACTGTAAATAAAGTCAGTTTTCATATGACAGAACCTATGTGGTTGATATCAGGTTCTCAAGATGGTACTATGAAATGCTTTGATTTGAGAATAAAAGAAGCTACTAGAACTTTTTATAG TAATACAGAATCAGTAAGAGATGTACAATTTTGCCCTCATTCACCTCATACTTTTGCCGCTGTTTCTGAAAATGGCCATGTGCAACAATGGGACTTACGCAAACCAGACCGTTACTTTCAACATTTCACTGCCCATAGTGGTCCTATATTTGCCTGTGATTGGCATCCTGAAACTGCTTGGCTTGCAACTGCTTCTAGAGATAAGACCATTAAG GTTTGGGACTTATTAGGTAAACCTAGTTgtgattatattatacatacaattgCATCAGTAGGTCGTATAAAATGGAGACCtcaaagaaaatatcatatatcCAGTTGTGCTCTTGTAGTAGACTGTAGTATAAATGTATGGGATATTCGTAGGCCTTATATACCTTTCGCAAGTTTCAATGAACATAAAGACGTTCCGACCGGTGTTGCATGGAGAGGTAATCCACAGTCTTTCTTGTCAACAAGCAGG GACTGCACACTATATCATCATGTGTTCAAAGATGCAACCAGACCCGCGAGTAAGGCGAATCCGCAAGGGATTGCGTTGAATCCGAAAGGAGACATTGTATATGCTTGTAAAGTAAATGTTCATGTTACAACTACAATGAAACAATTAACTAATATAATGAG gaAGACACCAGCTACAAATGATACGTTTTGTATGGCATCTAGCGTTATGCATAgatttgctataaatatgCCACGGGAACCAAAATGGTTTAGAGCTTGTGCAGAAGGTTATTTGCTTTCTGGGAGATTAAATGACATTTGCGATCATAATGCCACCGTTGCCAGAAATGCCGGTAGAAATGAT ATTAGTACGGTgtggaatattataaaaactttATACGCGAATCCTCTGGGAGCTATTTTAAAAACACCTCCAACTGCTTCCAAAGAAGATATAGTGAATACACTAAATTTAGCACAAATTACAATCGGATCTGGTATAGATCAATCAAATACAG TACATGAAAATGATGTAAAGTCATTACAAGGAGAAGTAACAGGTGCAACTAGCGGAGGTGACGATGAGACAGAGACGGACGAAACACCAGAAAACCAACATTCTATAGGGTCTATGTTACCTAG CTACAGACGAGCGTTTATTGATCATAAAGGTCCATCCAAAGGAGATTTCTTATTTGGAGAAAGCGAATTCGAACCTATGACTATGGAATATACTTCCAGTTACATgcataatatgataaataacgataacgattGGACACTGTCCAAAGAAGCTTTTCCTTTGCGACACGAAATAAAGGACAGATCTCCACCACCGGAACAATTTCCAAATCATCCACCAGATATTAACGAAGACTGTGCTTCGTTAATGATCGAAGATCAACCAAGTCAGTTAATAGTCTCGAATATACCTAAACCACAATTTTGGGATCCTACGAACTTGATTGAAGAAGCTTTAAAGCACCATGCCGCTCTTAGAGACATACAAACTTCTGCGTCGATTCTTATCGCGTtaggagaaaaacgaaaaaactTGAACATCGAAACTGCTGTTCAAGAACATTGGATATTAGAATACTTAGATATGCTTGCAAGATTTAAACTTTGGAACGTGGCTACACAG ATTATTCAATCGGTCTGGATTCCATCCGTGTCGCAATTAAATCAACAATCAACCGTAATACACGCGTGTTGCTTAGCTTGTTCAAAGCCATTACAACGTGCAGCGTGGTTTTGCGATCGATGTCATACGTCTCATCACGCACTCTGCTCGGTTTGTCATCAG gttgTTCGAGGAATTTACGCATGGTGTCAGGGCTGTACACATGGTGGTCATGTTGTTCATATGAACGAATGGTTCAGTTGCAATCGACAATGCCCTACTGGTTGCGGTCACATATGCgaatatacttaa
- the LOC122570023 gene encoding aldehyde dehydrogenase, mitochondrial: MLRLLKNVRLSRNLSTAARPAPERNPAILYTGIFIDNEWHRSKSKKTFHTINPTTGEIIADIQEGDAADIDVAVNAANKAFKLGSPWRTMDASERGVLLNNLADLIQRNHAYLASLETLDNGKPYSTAYEFDIPAAIATLRYYAGWADKNHGKTIPIDGEYLAYTRHEPVGVCGQIIPWNFPILMMAWKLGPALATGNVIVLKPAEQTSLTALYIAQLTKDAGFPSGVVNVVPGYGKAGAALVAHKLVDKIAFTGSTEVGKLVQQGAAMSNLKRTTLELGGKSPNIILRDADLDHAVETSHFALFHNMGQCCCAGSRTFVEDDIYDEFVERSAARAKSRVVGDPFDEDVEQGPQIDEKQVNKIMSMIESGKEQGAKLVSGGTRVGDKGYFVAPTVFSNVADHMTIAKEEIFGPVQQILRFSSLNEAITRANASEYGLAAAVFTKDIDKANYIIQGLRAGTVWVNTYNVLKPQVPFGGFKMSGHGRELGEYGLDAYTEVKSVIMKINQKNS, encoded by the exons ATGTTGCGCTTATTAAAAAACGTTCGATTATCACGAAACTTATCCACAGCTGCTAGACCGGCACCAGAGAGAAATCCTgcgattctttatacagga atatttattgataacgAATGGCACCGGTCAAAGTCTAAAAAAACATTCCACACAATAAATCCTACAACTGGTGAAATTATCGCGGACATACAGGAAGGTGATGCTGCTGATATCGATGTAGCTGTAAATGCAGCCAATAAAGCGTTTAAATTGGGTTCGCCATGGAGAACTATGGATGCTTCGGAACGCGGCGTATTATTGAACAATTTGGCGGATTTAATACAACGTAATCACGCTTATCTCGCG TCTTTAGAAACGCTAGATAACGGGAAACCATATTCGACAGCGTATGAGTTCGACATTCCTGCAGCTATAGCGACATTGCGATATTACGCAGGATGGGCTGATAAAAATCATGGCAAAACAATTCCCATCGATGGAGAATATTTAGCTTATACTCGTCATGAACCGGTTGGCGTTTGCGGTCAGATTATTCCATGGAATTTCCCCATCCTTATGATGGCCTGGAAGCTGGGACCTGCTTTGGCTACTG GAAACGTTATCGTACTGAAACCAGCTGAGCAGACGTCTCTAACAGCTCTGTATATAGCTCAATTAACCAAAGATGCTGGATTCCCTAGCGGAGTAGTCAACGTCGTTCCTGGTTACGGTAAAGCCGGTGCTGCGCTAGTTGCTCATAAATTAGTTGATAAAATAGCATTCACTGGTTCCACTGAAGTTGGAAAACTGGTACAGCAGGGCGCTGCGATGAGCAATTTGAAGAGAACCACTTTAGAACTTGGTGGAAAATCGCCAAATATAATCTTGAGAGATGCCGATCTTGACCATGCTGTGGAAACATCTCACTTTGCACTATTTCATAACATG gGTCAATGTTGTTGCGCTGGCTCGAGAACTTTTGTAGAAGATGATATCTACGACGAGTTCGTGGAACGAAGTGCAGCACGCGCTAAATCTAGGGTTGTTGGCGATCCGTTTGACGAAGACGTGGAACAGGGTCCACAG ATCGACGAGaaacaagtaaataaaatcatgTCCATGATTGAATCAGGTAAGGAACAGGGAGCAAAGCTGGTTTCCGGTGGTACGAGGGTTGGTGATAAAGGCTACTTTGTCGCACCTACGGTATTTTCCAACGTTGCGGATCACATGACCATTGCTAAAGAGGAG ATCTTTGGGCCAGTTCAACAAATTCTCAGATTCAGCAGTTTAAACGAAGCTATTACACGCGCTAATGCTTCCGAATACGGACTAGCAGCAGCAGTATTTACAAAAGACATCGATAAAGCAAATTATATCATTCAAGGACTCCGTGCTGGCACTGTATG GGTTAACACATACAACGTTCTAAAACCCCAAGTACCGTTTGGCGGTTTCAAAATGTCGGGACATGGAAGAGAACTTGGAGAATACGGTCTCGATGCGTATACCGAAGTAAAGAGCgtcataatgaaaattaatcagaaaaatagttaa
- the LOC122570022 gene encoding mitotic spindle assembly checkpoint protein MAD1 isoform X2, with protein sequence MSEAETVPTSPWEWRRLKGQVVSLKTRLSHQEAAVQQLHKIRRQMEEVFEKEKGILEMQVEQDKQTIKQLEVRLDISRRTIQDASEARASVEKELFQVKTNLEQKIMSLMNENAKLLEDHKHAPVQEGKIVTKDSTDVSETQLKLDAAQRRITQLEGKLKEYQTKQQELELQNVELQSMKIKVERLESERALWEEGKTFVARAARANELEKELSTAKETIVSLRESVRGKLLLEEQMANVMKRLDHMEKVEQQVATLEAKKTELSLRLAEYESTGITGGPTALKRELNRLQQAELVLKSEEGQLRSKLDAALRESHTLSKNYEDAKKVAMDVTVSKEQLNKLVNRLQKKMILITRERDSYRQQLDLYEKEITIDTNTAITERIPVLERTIDVYRELVAKLESDLQAAEGHNQADECNKLREEVERLKGELEHRALKGDFNCNARILHFTMNPAAIAEQQAEEKQKALLHEVEELRAKVAQGGVNMTTSSLQTQEIAELKQTHEIKIARLKEAFKASSQEYRQACYQLFGWRVDRTKEARYKLSSQYAESPDDFLFFKIGEEGVDLLETAFSATLGTLVERHLQQQHSVPMFLNAVQTDLFNQQTMTNVMS encoded by the exons ATGAGTGAGGCTGAGACAGTCCCAACTAGTCCATGGGAATGGCGAAGATTAAAAGGACAG GTTGTGTCCTTGAAGACAAGATTGTCTCATCAGGAAGCTGCTGTACAGCAGCTTCACAAAATACGCAGACAAATGGAAGAGGTTTTTGAAAAGGAGAAAGGTATTTTAGAGATGCAGGTGGAACAAGATAAGCAGACAATTAAACAACTAGAAGTGCGCCTTGATATTTCACGTAGAACAATTCAGGATGCATCTGAAGCACGAGCTTCTGTAGAGAAAGAACTATTTCAG GTGAAAACGAATTTGGAGCAGAAAATTATGTCGTTAATGAACGAAAATGCAAAGCTGTTAGAAGATCATAAACATGCACCCGTACAAGAGGGTAAAATAGTAACAAAAGATTCTACTGATGTATCTGAAACACAACTAAAACTGGATGCAGCTCAAAGAAGAATAACACAGCTGGAAGGGAAATTGAAGGAATATCAGACTAAGCAACAGGAGTTGGAATTGCAAAATGTGGAACTCCaaagtatgaaaataaagGTTGAAAGGTTGGAGTCAGAAAGAGCGCTATGGGAGGAAGGAAAGACGTTTGTTGCACGAGCTGCGAGAGCGAATGAACTTGAGAAAGAGCTTAGCACTGCAAAAGAAACCATTGTTTCATTAAGAGAGTCCGTACGGGGAAAATTACTTTTAGAAGAACAAATGGCCAATGTAATGAAAAG attAGATCATATGGAAAAAGTAGAGCAACAGGTTGCTACACTTGAGGCCAAAAAGACGGAACTTTCATTGCGCCTGGCCGAATATGAATCTACTGGAATTACTGGTGGACCAACTGCTTTAAAACGCGAATTGAATCGACTGCAACAAGCTGAATTAGTCTTAAAATCAGAGGAAGGGCAGCTAAGATCTAAACTGGATGCTGCATTGAGGGAGTCGCACACTTTGTCGAAGAATTACGAAGATGCCAAAAAAGTGGCTATGGATGTTACAGTCTCCAAGGAACAGTTGAACAAATTAGTGAACAGATTACAGAAGAAGATGATCCTTATTACGAGAGAGAGGGACAGTTATCGACAGCAATTAGACTTATACGAAAAAGAGATAACGATAGACACTAATACTGCGATAACCGAAAGGATTCCTGTGCTGGAACGTACGATAGATGTTTATAG AGAATTAGTCGCCAAATTAGAAAGTGATCTTCAAGCGGCCGAGGGTCACAACCAAGCGGACGAGTGCAATAAGTTGAGAGAGGAAGTCGAACGATTGAAGGGTGAATTGGAACATAGAGCACTGAAGGGCGATTTTAATTGCAACGCGAGGATACTGCACTTCACTATGAATCCTGCTGCCATTGCAGAACAACAAGCGGAGGAGAAGCAGAAGGCTTTGCTACATGAAGTGGAAGAGTTGAGGGCGAAAGTTGCGCAAGGTGGAGTCAACATGACAACATCCTCCCTTCAAACACAag AAATAGCGGAACTCAAACAGACACACGAGATTAAAATAGCTCGCCTCAAGGAAGCCTTCAAAGCATCGTCGCAAGAATACCGACAAGCTTGTTACCAATTGTTCGGTTGGAGAGTGGATAGGACGAAGGAGGCTCGATACAAGTTATCTAGTCAATACGCCGAATCGCCGGATGATTTCTTATTCTTCAAAATTGGAGAGGAGGGAGTGGACCTTTTGGAGACTGCGTTCTCTGCGACGCTGGGCACGTTGGTGGAGCGACACCTGCAACAACAACACAGCGTGCCTATGTTTCTGAACGCAGTGCAAACAGATTTATTCAATCAGCAAACAATGACGAACGTTATGAGTTGA
- the LOC122570022 gene encoding mitotic spindle assembly checkpoint protein MAD1 isoform X1: protein MDGKDPTSVIKMIKDLKAGSEAYRKSNNGVSLRLSGTAYTPLTFGESDECVISPKRPRLNDSNDSSLNMSEAETVPTSPWEWRRLKGQVVSLKTRLSHQEAAVQQLHKIRRQMEEVFEKEKGILEMQVEQDKQTIKQLEVRLDISRRTIQDASEARASVEKELFQVKTNLEQKIMSLMNENAKLLEDHKHAPVQEGKIVTKDSTDVSETQLKLDAAQRRITQLEGKLKEYQTKQQELELQNVELQSMKIKVERLESERALWEEGKTFVARAARANELEKELSTAKETIVSLRESVRGKLLLEEQMANVMKRLDHMEKVEQQVATLEAKKTELSLRLAEYESTGITGGPTALKRELNRLQQAELVLKSEEGQLRSKLDAALRESHTLSKNYEDAKKVAMDVTVSKEQLNKLVNRLQKKMILITRERDSYRQQLDLYEKEITIDTNTAITERIPVLERTIDVYRELVAKLESDLQAAEGHNQADECNKLREEVERLKGELEHRALKGDFNCNARILHFTMNPAAIAEQQAEEKQKALLHEVEELRAKVAQGGVNMTTSSLQTQEIAELKQTHEIKIARLKEAFKASSQEYRQACYQLFGWRVDRTKEARYKLSSQYAESPDDFLFFKIGEEGVDLLETAFSATLGTLVERHLQQQHSVPMFLNAVQTDLFNQQTMTNVMS, encoded by the exons ATGGATGGTAAGGATCCAACAAGTGtcattaaaatgataaaggATCTTAAGGCAGGTTCTGAAGCATATCGTAAAAGTAATAACGGTGTGTCTTTAAGATTATCTGGTACTGCATATACACCACTGACATTTGGTGAATCTGATGAATGTGTTATATCACCTAAAAGGCCAAGATTAAATGATTCTAATGATTCTAGTTTAAATATGAGTGAGGCTGAGACAGTCCCAACTAGTCCATGGGAATGGCGAAGATTAAAAGGACAG GTTGTGTCCTTGAAGACAAGATTGTCTCATCAGGAAGCTGCTGTACAGCAGCTTCACAAAATACGCAGACAAATGGAAGAGGTTTTTGAAAAGGAGAAAGGTATTTTAGAGATGCAGGTGGAACAAGATAAGCAGACAATTAAACAACTAGAAGTGCGCCTTGATATTTCACGTAGAACAATTCAGGATGCATCTGAAGCACGAGCTTCTGTAGAGAAAGAACTATTTCAG GTGAAAACGAATTTGGAGCAGAAAATTATGTCGTTAATGAACGAAAATGCAAAGCTGTTAGAAGATCATAAACATGCACCCGTACAAGAGGGTAAAATAGTAACAAAAGATTCTACTGATGTATCTGAAACACAACTAAAACTGGATGCAGCTCAAAGAAGAATAACACAGCTGGAAGGGAAATTGAAGGAATATCAGACTAAGCAACAGGAGTTGGAATTGCAAAATGTGGAACTCCaaagtatgaaaataaagGTTGAAAGGTTGGAGTCAGAAAGAGCGCTATGGGAGGAAGGAAAGACGTTTGTTGCACGAGCTGCGAGAGCGAATGAACTTGAGAAAGAGCTTAGCACTGCAAAAGAAACCATTGTTTCATTAAGAGAGTCCGTACGGGGAAAATTACTTTTAGAAGAACAAATGGCCAATGTAATGAAAAG attAGATCATATGGAAAAAGTAGAGCAACAGGTTGCTACACTTGAGGCCAAAAAGACGGAACTTTCATTGCGCCTGGCCGAATATGAATCTACTGGAATTACTGGTGGACCAACTGCTTTAAAACGCGAATTGAATCGACTGCAACAAGCTGAATTAGTCTTAAAATCAGAGGAAGGGCAGCTAAGATCTAAACTGGATGCTGCATTGAGGGAGTCGCACACTTTGTCGAAGAATTACGAAGATGCCAAAAAAGTGGCTATGGATGTTACAGTCTCCAAGGAACAGTTGAACAAATTAGTGAACAGATTACAGAAGAAGATGATCCTTATTACGAGAGAGAGGGACAGTTATCGACAGCAATTAGACTTATACGAAAAAGAGATAACGATAGACACTAATACTGCGATAACCGAAAGGATTCCTGTGCTGGAACGTACGATAGATGTTTATAG AGAATTAGTCGCCAAATTAGAAAGTGATCTTCAAGCGGCCGAGGGTCACAACCAAGCGGACGAGTGCAATAAGTTGAGAGAGGAAGTCGAACGATTGAAGGGTGAATTGGAACATAGAGCACTGAAGGGCGATTTTAATTGCAACGCGAGGATACTGCACTTCACTATGAATCCTGCTGCCATTGCAGAACAACAAGCGGAGGAGAAGCAGAAGGCTTTGCTACATGAAGTGGAAGAGTTGAGGGCGAAAGTTGCGCAAGGTGGAGTCAACATGACAACATCCTCCCTTCAAACACAag AAATAGCGGAACTCAAACAGACACACGAGATTAAAATAGCTCGCCTCAAGGAAGCCTTCAAAGCATCGTCGCAAGAATACCGACAAGCTTGTTACCAATTGTTCGGTTGGAGAGTGGATAGGACGAAGGAGGCTCGATACAAGTTATCTAGTCAATACGCCGAATCGCCGGATGATTTCTTATTCTTCAAAATTGGAGAGGAGGGAGTGGACCTTTTGGAGACTGCGTTCTCTGCGACGCTGGGCACGTTGGTGGAGCGACACCTGCAACAACAACACAGCGTGCCTATGTTTCTGAACGCAGTGCAAACAGATTTATTCAATCAGCAAACAATGACGAACGTTATGAGTTGA
- the LOC122570019 gene encoding GATOR complex protein WDR24 isoform X1 — protein sequence MYLFYLLRNFIMISKTVCITQEGPANALALNKDNSQVVIAGRNVFKIFTLLEDRFEEACNLRVGKNLNLNFSCNDVAWNLIDDHILATAATNGAVVVWNLNKSSRSKQEHVFIDHKRTVNKVSFHMTEPMWLISGSQDGTMKCFDLRIKEATRTFYSNTESVRDVQFCPHSPHTFAAVSENGHVQQWDLRKPDRYFQHFTAHSGPIFACDWHPETAWLATASRDKTIKVWDLLGKPSCDYIIHTIASVGRIKWRPQRKYHISSCALVVDCSINVWDIRRPYIPFASFNEHKDVPTGVAWRGNPQSFLSTSRDCTLYHHVFKDATRPASKANPQGIALNPKGDIVYACKVNVHVTTTMKQLTNIMRKTPATNDTFCMASSVMHRFAINMPREPKWFRACAEGYLLSGRLNDICDHNATVARNAGRNDISTVWNIIKTLYANPLGAILKTPPTASKEDIVNTLNLAQITIGSGIDQSNTVHENDVKSLQGEVTGATSGGDDETETDETPENQHSIGSMLPSYRRAFIDHKGPSKGDFLFGESEFEPMTMEYTSSYMHNMINNDNDWTLSKEAFPLRHEIKDRSPPPEQFPNHPPDINEDCASLMIEDQPSQLIVSNIPKPQFWDPTNLIEEALKHHAALRDIQTSASILIALGEKRKNLNIETAVQEHWILEYLDMLARFKLWNVATQIIQSVWIPSVSQLNQQSTVIHACCLACSKPLQRAAWFCDRCHTSHHALCSVCHQVVRGIYAWCQGCTHGGHVVHMNEWFSCNRQCPTGCGHICEYT from the exons atgtatttgttttatttactaaG gaatttcatcATGATTTCCAAAACTGTATGTATCACTCAAGAAGGCCCAGCAAATGCATTAGCCCTTAATAAAGATAACAGTCAAGTTGTTATAGCAGGTCGCAatg ttttcaaaatatttactttattagaAGATAGATTTGAAGAAGCTTGTAATCTACGCGTTgggaaaaatttaaatttaaatttttcttgcaaTGATGTTGCTTGGAATCTTATCGATg aTCATATATTAGCTACTGCAGCTACAAATGGTGCAGTGGTAGTATGGAACTTAAATAAGTCATCCAGATCCAAGCAGGAACATGTTTTTATCGATCATAAAAGGACTGTAAATAAAGTCAGTTTTCATATGACAGAACCTATGTGGTTGATATCAGGTTCTCAAGATGGTACTATGAAATGCTTTGATTTGAGAATAAAAGAAGCTACTAGAACTTTTTATAG TAATACAGAATCAGTAAGAGATGTACAATTTTGCCCTCATTCACCTCATACTTTTGCCGCTGTTTCTGAAAATGGCCATGTGCAACAATGGGACTTACGCAAACCAGACCGTTACTTTCAACATTTCACTGCCCATAGTGGTCCTATATTTGCCTGTGATTGGCATCCTGAAACTGCTTGGCTTGCAACTGCTTCTAGAGATAAGACCATTAAG GTTTGGGACTTATTAGGTAAACCTAGTTgtgattatattatacatacaattgCATCAGTAGGTCGTATAAAATGGAGACCtcaaagaaaatatcatatatcCAGTTGTGCTCTTGTAGTAGACTGTAGTATAAATGTATGGGATATTCGTAGGCCTTATATACCTTTCGCAAGTTTCAATGAACATAAAGACGTTCCGACCGGTGTTGCATGGAGAGGTAATCCACAGTCTTTCTTGTCAACAAGCAGG GACTGCACACTATATCATCATGTGTTCAAAGATGCAACCAGACCCGCGAGTAAGGCGAATCCGCAAGGGATTGCGTTGAATCCGAAAGGAGACATTGTATATGCTTGTAAAGTAAATGTTCATGTTACAACTACAATGAAACAATTAACTAATATAATGAG gaAGACACCAGCTACAAATGATACGTTTTGTATGGCATCTAGCGTTATGCATAgatttgctataaatatgCCACGGGAACCAAAATGGTTTAGAGCTTGTGCAGAAGGTTATTTGCTTTCTGGGAGATTAAATGACATTTGCGATCATAATGCCACCGTTGCCAGAAATGCCGGTAGAAATGAT ATTAGTACGGTgtggaatattataaaaactttATACGCGAATCCTCTGGGAGCTATTTTAAAAACACCTCCAACTGCTTCCAAAGAAGATATAGTGAATACACTAAATTTAGCACAAATTACAATCGGATCTGGTATAGATCAATCAAATACAG TACATGAAAATGATGTAAAGTCATTACAAGGAGAAGTAACAGGTGCAACTAGCGGAGGTGACGATGAGACAGAGACGGACGAAACACCAGAAAACCAACATTCTATAGGGTCTATGTTACCTAG CTACAGACGAGCGTTTATTGATCATAAAGGTCCATCCAAAGGAGATTTCTTATTTGGAGAAAGCGAATTCGAACCTATGACTATGGAATATACTTCCAGTTACATgcataatatgataaataacgataacgattGGACACTGTCCAAAGAAGCTTTTCCTTTGCGACACGAAATAAAGGACAGATCTCCACCACCGGAACAATTTCCAAATCATCCACCAGATATTAACGAAGACTGTGCTTCGTTAATGATCGAAGATCAACCAAGTCAGTTAATAGTCTCGAATATACCTAAACCACAATTTTGGGATCCTACGAACTTGATTGAAGAAGCTTTAAAGCACCATGCCGCTCTTAGAGACATACAAACTTCTGCGTCGATTCTTATCGCGTtaggagaaaaacgaaaaaactTGAACATCGAAACTGCTGTTCAAGAACATTGGATATTAGAATACTTAGATATGCTTGCAAGATTTAAACTTTGGAACGTGGCTACACAG ATTATTCAATCGGTCTGGATTCCATCCGTGTCGCAATTAAATCAACAATCAACCGTAATACACGCGTGTTGCTTAGCTTGTTCAAAGCCATTACAACGTGCAGCGTGGTTTTGCGATCGATGTCATACGTCTCATCACGCACTCTGCTCGGTTTGTCATCAG gttgTTCGAGGAATTTACGCATGGTGTCAGGGCTGTACACATGGTGGTCATGTTGTTCATATGAACGAATGGTTCAGTTGCAATCGACAATGCCCTACTGGTTGCGGTCACATATGCgaatatacttaa